The Sphingosinicella flava genome includes the window CATCAGCCGCTTCAGATCGCCCGCCGAAGCGGCTGCCTCTTCCGGCATCAACGCTGCCATTACCGCGCCCAATTCGGCAGGCGTCGCGTTCCAGAATTCGTCCGCCCGCCAGCCAAGCAGGACGCCCGTCAGCCCGGCGAGCCGCGCCGCCGCCGCTTCGAACATCACCGCCCCTGCAATATCTGCGTCAGCAACGTGCGCAGCAGCGGTGCGGCCTTGCCCAGCCCCATCTCCACCAGGGCCGCACCGACCAGGTCGCGCGTGCAGGTTTCGGGCCGGTCATGAACGCAATGCCAGAACAATCCCGCCATCTCGCTTACCGTCAGCCCGCCTGCCGCAGCCCGCTCGGCCAGCGGGAACAAGGGCCCCAATTCCTCTTCCGCCGCCACCAGGGCGGCAAAGGTCGGGCGGATCAGCAATGTTTCGCCGCCCGCGATTAAAGCCGCCTCGCCGCGTGCCGTTATTGCCTTACGTCCCCCACAGGACGATC containing:
- a CDS encoding phage tail assembly chaperone, translating into MFEAAAARLAGLTGVLLGWRADEFWNATPAELGAVMAALMPEEAAASAGDLKRLMEMYPDGPCSSFQRKLESMNTALSG
- a CDS encoding gene transfer agent family protein; this translates as MARQAGGSSCGGRKAITARGEAALIAGGETLLIRPTFAALVAAEEELGPLFPLAERAAAGGLTVSEMAGLFWHCVHDRPETCTRDLVGAALVEMGLGKAAPLLRTLLTQILQGR